Proteins encoded together in one Paracoccus sp. SMMA_5_TC window:
- a CDS encoding riboflavin synthase — MFTGIITDIGIVSQVEMRGDMRARISCNYDMSGVDLGASIACDGVCLTVVDKGADWFDVDISAETLSRTNIGANGWAGGRRLNLERALRVGDELGGHIVSGHVDGVARIEAMQDEGDSTRMTFSAPPALARFIATKGSVALNGTSLTVNEVDGNRFGVNIIPHTQAVTTWGEARVGDLVNLEIDTLARYVARLAETG, encoded by the coding sequence ATGTTTACCGGCATCATCACGGATATCGGAATTGTTTCCCAGGTCGAGATGCGCGGCGACATGCGGGCGCGCATCAGCTGCAATTATGACATGTCCGGGGTGGATCTGGGCGCGTCCATCGCCTGCGACGGGGTATGTCTCACGGTCGTGGACAAGGGCGCGGACTGGTTCGATGTCGATATTTCGGCCGAAACCCTGTCCAGGACCAATATCGGCGCCAATGGCTGGGCCGGCGGCAGGCGGCTGAACCTCGAACGCGCGCTGCGCGTGGGCGACGAACTGGGGGGGCACATCGTTTCGGGCCATGTGGATGGCGTCGCCCGCATAGAGGCCATGCAGGACGAAGGCGACAGCACCCGGATGACCTTTTCGGCGCCGCCCGCGCTGGCGCGGTTCATCGCCACGAAAGGTTCGGTCGCGCTGAACGGTACATCGTTGACGGTGAACGAGGTGGACGGCAACCGTTTCGGGGTCAACATCATCCCGCACACCCAGGCAGTTACCACCTGGGGCGAGGCCAGGGTGGGCGATCTGGTCAATCTGGAAATCGACACCTTGGCGCGTTATGTGGCGCGCCTGGCCGAGACGGGCTAA
- the ribB gene encoding 3,4-dihydroxy-2-butanone-4-phosphate synthase, protein MHYDKPGPVERDWSQAISPIEDIINEARNGRMFILVDHEDRENEGDLVIPAQMATPEAINFMATHGRGLICLSLPGSRIDALGLPLMSPKNSSRHETAFTMSIEAREGVTTGISAHDRARTVAVAIDPTKGAADIATPGHVFPLRAREGGVLVRAGHTEAAVDIARLAGLNPSGVICEIMNEDGTMARLPDLVSFAQKHGLKIGTISDLIAYRRRHDNLIAERGQRAVKSIHGGDWMMRIFADETTGAEHIVLTKGDLTAPGPVTVRMHVLDPLHDVLGIGRAEAGTLGAAMNIIAQEGRGVVVLFRDLEPRLPRQDEVSSHVLRQYGLGAQILSALGLSELILLTNSAPVRVVGLDAYGLSIHSTRSIPKE, encoded by the coding sequence ATGCATTACGACAAGCCCGGACCCGTTGAGCGCGACTGGTCGCAAGCCATCTCTCCGATCGAAGACATCATCAACGAGGCCCGGAACGGTCGCATGTTCATCCTGGTCGATCACGAGGATCGCGAGAACGAAGGCGATCTGGTGATACCGGCCCAGATGGCCACGCCCGAGGCGATCAACTTCATGGCCACGCATGGGCGCGGGCTGATCTGCCTGTCGCTGCCCGGTTCGCGGATCGATGCGCTTGGCCTGCCCCTGATGAGCCCGAAGAACTCCAGCCGGCATGAAACCGCGTTCACCATGTCGATCGAGGCGCGTGAAGGGGTCACGACGGGCATTTCGGCCCATGATCGCGCGCGCACCGTTGCGGTCGCCATCGATCCGACCAAGGGCGCGGCCGATATCGCGACACCGGGCCATGTGTTTCCGCTGCGCGCGCGCGAAGGGGGCGTGCTGGTGCGCGCCGGACATACGGAAGCGGCCGTCGACATCGCCCGGCTGGCCGGGCTCAACCCGTCGGGCGTGATCTGCGAGATCATGAACGAGGACGGGACCATGGCGCGCCTGCCCGATCTGGTCAGCTTTGCGCAGAAACATGGGCTCAAGATCGGCACCATCAGCGATCTGATCGCCTATCGCCGCCGTCACGACAACCTTATTGCCGAACGCGGACAGCGCGCGGTCAAGTCGATCCATGGCGGCGACTGGATGATGCGCATCTTTGCCGATGAAACGACGGGGGCCGAACATATTGTCTTGACCAAGGGGGATCTGACGGCGCCGGGGCCGGTGACGGTGCGGATGCATGTGCTGGATCCGTTGCATGATGTCCTGGGCATCGGTCGCGCAGAGGCCGGCACATTGGGTGCGGCGATGAACATCATCGCGCAGGAAGGGCGCGGGGTCGTCGTCCTGTTCCGCGACCTCGAGCCGCGACTGCCGCGTCAGGACGAGGTGTCGTCGCATGTTTTGCGGCAATATGGACTGGGTGCACAGATCTTGTCGGCGCTGGGACTTTCCGAATTGATCCTGCTGACCAATTCCGCACCTGTAAGGGTCGTCGGACTTGACGCCTACGGTCTTTCGATCCATTCCACCCGCTCGATTCCCAAGGAATAA
- a CDS encoding 6,7-dimethyl-8-ribityllumazine synthase: protein MAASIEHYQLPLPQIEGARLLIVVAPYYRQIADGLIAGARDVAARAGASVDLVEVPGALEVPTAIAMAASRGLYDGYVALGCVIRGETTHYDTVCNDSSRGITLLGLQGHCIGNGILTVENVAQAEVRADPQGQNKGGGAAAAALHLIALKRRWDMQSPRADRPRDPIRLAGDLEGTRPA from the coding sequence GTGGCCGCCAGCATAGAACATTATCAGCTTCCCCTGCCGCAGATCGAGGGCGCGCGCCTGTTGATCGTGGTCGCACCTTATTATCGCCAGATCGCCGACGGGCTGATCGCGGGTGCGCGCGATGTCGCCGCCCGCGCCGGGGCCAGCGTCGATCTGGTCGAGGTGCCGGGGGCGCTGGAAGTTCCCACGGCCATTGCCATGGCGGCAAGCCGTGGGCTTTATGACGGCTATGTCGCGCTGGGTTGCGTCATCCGCGGCGAAACCACGCATTACGACACGGTCTGCAATGACAGTTCGCGTGGCATCACCCTGCTTGGCTTGCAGGGGCACTGCATCGGCAACGGTATCCTGACGGTCGAGAACGTCGCCCAGGCCGAGGTGCGCGCCGATCCCCAAGGGCAGAACAAGGGGGGCGGCGCCGCGGCAGCAGCCTTGCATCTGATCGCGCTGAAGCGGCGCTGGGACATGCAGTCGCCCCGTGCCGACCGCCCGCGGGACCCGATCCGCCTGGCCGGCGATCTGGAAGGGACGCGCCCGGCATGA
- the nusB gene encoding transcription antitermination factor NusB — protein sequence MSDTPTSRPRHPADRAQRQARSAAARLYAVQALFQMEAAGQSADRVQREFLNWRIGREGEDDDIVSAEADDALFARIVDDAVTWQARIDQMTDRALVAKWPIDRIDPVLRSVFRAAGAELVAGKAPPRVVISEYIRIAEAFFAEGREAKFVNAVLDHMAREARPEAF from the coding sequence ATGAGCGACACCCCCACATCCCGTCCGCGACATCCCGCCGATCGCGCCCAGCGTCAGGCGCGCAGCGCCGCCGCCCGCCTTTATGCCGTGCAGGCTCTTTTCCAGATGGAGGCCGCAGGACAATCCGCCGATCGCGTCCAGCGCGAGTTCCTGAACTGGCGAATCGGGCGTGAGGGCGAGGATGACGATATCGTTTCGGCCGAGGCCGACGATGCCCTGTTTGCGCGTATCGTCGACGATGCCGTTACCTGGCAGGCACGGATCGATCAGATGACGGATCGGGCCCTGGTCGCCAAATGGCCGATCGACCGCATCGATCCTGTGCTGCGTTCGGTGTTCCGCGCAGCCGGGGCGGAGCTTGTGGCCGGGAAGGCGCCGCCGCGTGTCGTGATCAGCGAATATATCCGCATCGCCGAAGCATTCTTCGCCGAAGGTCGCGAAGCAAAATTCGTCAATGCCGTCCTGGATCACATGGCACGCGAGGCCCGGCCCGAGGCATTCTGA
- a CDS encoding DUF481 domain-containing protein gives MKTIAYLAGATALAAAFAAPAFAQSETATGANATGISAVNEQIKDVEEAVRDDFDRSADAYRFGNPERREGLYGSVAMTYAGRTGNSENQDFSLAGRLSHNQGPFSQSVGILLEYGENNAGDKDTEKTYVIYEGMYNFNDRFYGFALGRLTTDALANDPISLASDQTFADLNGRLKRDAYFGVGPGYRVINNETTAWRVQAAVGVRYTKAVNVIDPVAETYDYNSNTEAGYLLSSRFYHKFNDQFFLTNDTDYLTSDTNDTATNELGLNFKMSDAFATRVSYKTEYVSDRAIRTDNTLGVSLVYGF, from the coding sequence ATGAAAACCATCGCTTATCTTGCAGGCGCTACCGCCCTGGCCGCGGCCTTTGCCGCCCCTGCCTTTGCGCAGTCGGAAACCGCGACCGGTGCCAACGCCACCGGCATTTCCGCCGTGAACGAACAGATCAAGGATGTCGAGGAAGCCGTCCGCGACGATTTCGACCGTTCGGCCGATGCCTACCGTTTCGGCAACCCAGAGCGTCGTGAAGGCCTCTATGGTTCGGTCGCGATGACCTATGCCGGCCGCACCGGCAACAGCGAAAACCAGGACTTCAGCCTGGCTGGTCGTCTGTCGCACAACCAGGGCCCGTTCTCGCAGTCGGTCGGTATCCTGCTTGAGTATGGCGAGAACAACGCCGGCGACAAGGACACCGAAAAGACCTACGTGATCTACGAAGGCATGTATAACTTCAACGATCGTTTCTATGGTTTCGCGCTGGGTCGTCTGACCACCGACGCGCTGGCCAATGATCCGATCAGCCTGGCTTCGGATCAGACATTTGCCGATCTGAACGGCCGGCTGAAGCGTGATGCCTATTTCGGCGTTGGTCCGGGCTATCGTGTGATCAACAACGAAACCACCGCCTGGCGCGTGCAGGCTGCCGTTGGCGTGCGTTACACCAAGGCCGTGAACGTGATCGACCCGGTCGCCGAGACCTATGACTACAACTCGAACACCGAAGCCGGCTACCTGCTGTCGTCGCGCTTCTACCACAAGTTCAACGACCAGTTCTTCCTGACCAACGACACCGACTACCTGACGTCGGACACCAACGATACGGCCACGAACGAACTGGGCCTGAACTTCAAGATGTCGGATGCCTTTGCAACCCGTGTGTCCTACAAGACGGAATACGTCTCGGACCGCGCGATCCGCACCGACAACACGCTGGGCGTGTCGCTGGTCTACGGCTTCTGA
- a CDS encoding MmcB family DNA repair protein yields MTHPDAASTSLPLRPGQRLARGVSRYLIDAGHAPLVEFVPDAGLRVDVVSISPKGEIWIVECKSSRADFLSDRKWQGYLDFCDRFFWAVDETFPDELLPLGAGLIRADNWAAEMVRMAPETRLPAARRARLLRDIARVSSRRLMALTDPIGVSGAAF; encoded by the coding sequence ATGACGCATCCCGATGCCGCCTCGACAAGCCTGCCACTGCGTCCGGGTCAGCGACTGGCACGGGGGGTATCGCGCTATCTGATCGACGCGGGCCATGCGCCGCTGGTCGAATTTGTGCCCGACGCAGGTCTCAGGGTGGATGTCGTGTCGATTTCACCAAAAGGGGAAATCTGGATCGTCGAATGCAAGAGCAGTCGCGCCGATTTCCTGTCCGACCGCAAATGGCAGGGTTACCTGGATTTCTGCGACCGCTTCTTCTGGGCGGTGGACGAGACATTTCCCGACGAGCTGCTGCCCCTGGGGGCCGGCCTGATCCGCGCTGACAACTGGGCGGCGGAAATGGTGCGCATGGCGCCCGAAACCCGCCTGCCAGCAGCCCGACGCGCGCGATTGCTGCGCGATATTGCCCGCGTGTCTTCCCGGCGGCTGATGGCTCTGACCGATCCGATAGGGGTCAGCGGCGCGGCTTTCTAG
- a CDS encoding DUF6324 family protein, which translates to MGINSESDIAANLQIGPTDQGMVRIYVEAENIDLPLDFDPDEAEEIAEELMAAAEAARSMGKPGPAKGPRKPRR; encoded by the coding sequence ATGGGCATCAACAGCGAAAGCGATATTGCGGCGAATCTGCAGATCGGTCCCACCGATCAGGGGATGGTGCGCATCTATGTCGAGGCCGAAAACATCGATCTGCCGCTGGATTTCGACCCGGACGAAGCCGAGGAAATCGCCGAAGAACTTATGGCCGCCGCAGAGGCTGCGCGCAGCATGGGCAAGCCCGGCCCGGCAAAGGGGCCTAGAAAGCCGCGCCGCTGA
- the dusA gene encoding tRNA dihydrouridine(20/20a) synthase DusA, producing the protein MQSQTPARVQDIKDASRLSVAPMMDWTDSLCRRFHRLLSRRALLYTEMVTAQALVFGDRARLLHHDAAEHPLALQLGGSDPDQLAQAARIGADWGYDEINLNVGCPSDRVQSGCFGAVLMTRPELVADCVAAMIAASAVEVTVKCRIGVDDQNPEEVLPDFLARMRAAGVRRVIIHARKAWLQGLSPRENREIPPLDYPLVHRMRQEFPDLHLSINGGITSLDQVRQHLQHMDGVMVGRAAYHQPWDILGDADLLWGDTPPFDDPLEVARAMRPQIEAHLAQGGRLHQISRHMLGLFHGRAGARGWRRQLSEGASRARDAAAALAVYDAALAEVMAPA; encoded by the coding sequence ATGCAATCGCAGACACCTGCCAGGGTGCAGGATATCAAAGACGCCAGCCGGTTGTCCGTCGCCCCGATGATGGATTGGACTGACAGCTTGTGCCGGCGTTTCCATCGGCTGCTATCGCGGCGCGCGCTGCTTTATACCGAAATGGTGACGGCGCAGGCGCTGGTCTTTGGCGATCGCGCGCGGCTTCTGCACCATGACGCAGCGGAACACCCCTTGGCGCTGCAACTGGGCGGGTCCGATCCCGACCAGCTGGCGCAGGCCGCACGCATCGGCGCGGATTGGGGATATGACGAGATCAACCTGAACGTCGGCTGCCCCAGTGACCGGGTGCAATCGGGCTGTTTCGGGGCGGTGCTGATGACGCGGCCTGAACTGGTGGCCGATTGCGTGGCGGCGATGATCGCGGCCAGCGCCGTCGAAGTTACCGTCAAGTGCCGCATCGGGGTCGATGATCAGAACCCCGAAGAAGTGCTGCCCGATTTTCTTGCACGTATGCGCGCGGCGGGGGTCAGGCGCGTCATCATCCATGCCCGCAAGGCATGGCTGCAAGGGCTGTCGCCGCGCGAAAACCGCGAGATTCCGCCGCTGGACTATCCGCTGGTGCATCGGATGCGGCAGGAATTTCCCGATCTGCACCTGTCGATCAACGGCGGCATCACCTCGCTGGATCAGGTGCGCCAACACCTGCAACACATGGATGGGGTGATGGTGGGGCGTGCGGCATATCATCAGCCCTGGGATATTCTGGGTGACGCCGATCTGCTATGGGGCGACACGCCGCCCTTCGATGACCCGCTGGAGGTGGCACGGGCGATGCGTCCGCAGATCGAGGCGCATCTGGCGCAGGGCGGCAGGCTGCACCAGATCAGCCGCCACATGCTGGGCCTGTTTCACGGTCGCGCCGGCGCCCGCGGCTGGCGGCGTCAATTGTCCGAGGGAGCCAGCCGTGCGCGCGATGCGGCTGCGGCGTTGGCGGTCTATGACGCGGCCCTGGCCGAGGTCATGGCCCCGGCCTGA
- a CDS encoding phosphotransferase, with translation MLEIRLHGRPAFLKQFLGPDAQDRLDATLDQIARMAALLDEGPDALCQLLLTLPAHGVLITAAAPGQQMSRLLAAAPPQRRAALLARIAAWLRRLIGQDRHRAPFAPGFWLHRLDGRIAQVRAPIDRILVAAHMGVLREAAMKLQGAKVLRATIHGDLTPDNLFLHGARLTAIDPRPSSPLPVVRDVARLLVWLESRRDCPAPAQRDGIALADHTALSALSGLLPADQAPILRFMIGELLLDYYLASASKPDRRQALARAMRDWAIRPGP, from the coding sequence GTGCTGGAAATCCGCCTGCATGGTCGGCCCGCCTTTCTGAAGCAGTTCCTGGGCCCCGACGCCCAGGATCGGCTGGACGCCACCCTCGATCAGATCGCGCGCATGGCCGCTTTGCTGGATGAGGGGCCGGATGCGCTGTGCCAGCTCCTGCTGACCCTGCCCGCCCACGGGGTTCTGATCACCGCCGCAGCACCCGGTCAGCAGATGTCGCGCCTGCTCGCCGCGGCCCCGCCGCAGCGCCGTGCCGCACTGCTGGCGAGAATCGCGGCCTGGTTGCGCCGCCTGATCGGACAGGATCGTCACCGGGCACCTTTCGCACCCGGTTTCTGGTTGCACCGGCTGGACGGCAGGATTGCGCAAGTGCGCGCACCAATCGACAGGATTCTGGTGGCCGCGCATATGGGCGTGCTTCGAGAGGCGGCCATGAAATTGCAAGGCGCTAAGGTCTTGCGGGCCACCATCCACGGCGATCTTACGCCCGACAACCTGTTTTTGCATGGCGCGCGGCTGACCGCGATCGATCCGCGCCCCTCGTCGCCGTTACCGGTCGTTCGCGATGTGGCGCGGCTGCTGGTCTGGCTGGAAAGCCGACGCGACTGCCCGGCGCCGGCGCAGCGCGACGGGATCGCCCTCGCCGATCACACGGCGCTTTCCGCGCTGTCCGGTCTGCTGCCCGCCGATCAGGCGCCGATCCTGCGCTTCATGATCGGGGAATTGCTGCTGGATTATTATCTGGCCAGCGCCAGCAAGCCCGATCGCCGCCAGGCGCTGGCGCGGGCGATGCGCGACTGGGCGATCAGGCCGGGGCCATGA
- the mazG gene encoding nucleoside triphosphate pyrophosphohydrolase, producing MAALRDPQSGCPWDIEQDFASIAPYTIEEAHEVADAIAREAWDELPGELGDLLLQVVFHARMAEEAGMFGFSDVVQSVTDKMIDRHPHIFGSESRDKTAEQQVRDWEAIKARERAAKAEQGVLDGVALGLPALTRAVKLQNRAARVGFDWPDATEVLDKIAEETRELVTARDSGDHAHLTEEFGDLMFVMANLARHLKIDPEEALRLANAKFTRRFRAIESALALQGRRPEDSDLAEMDRLWNEAKAAERA from the coding sequence ATGGCGGCGCTGCGCGACCCGCAAAGCGGCTGCCCCTGGGACATCGAACAGGATTTCGCCAGCATCGCCCCCTATACGATCGAGGAAGCCCATGAGGTCGCCGATGCCATCGCGCGCGAGGCCTGGGACGAACTTCCGGGCGAGCTGGGCGATCTGCTGTTGCAGGTCGTCTTTCACGCCCGCATGGCCGAAGAGGCGGGAATGTTCGGGTTTTCCGATGTCGTGCAATCCGTCACCGACAAGATGATCGACCGGCACCCACATATCTTTGGCAGCGAATCGCGCGACAAGACCGCCGAGCAGCAGGTCCGCGACTGGGAGGCGATCAAGGCCCGAGAACGCGCGGCCAAGGCCGAACAGGGTGTCCTGGACGGGGTGGCGCTGGGCCTGCCTGCGCTGACGCGCGCAGTCAAGCTGCAAAACCGCGCCGCCCGTGTCGGATTCGACTGGCCCGACGCGACCGAGGTGCTTGACAAGATCGCCGAGGAAACTCGCGAACTGGTCACTGCGCGCGACAGCGGCGATCACGCCCATTTGACCGAGGAATTCGGTGATCTGATGTTCGTCATGGCCAATCTGGCCCGCCATCTGAAGATTGATCCCGAAGAGGCGTTGCGTCTGGCGAATGCCAAGTTCACCCGCCGATTCCGCGCAATCGAAAGCGCACTGGCGTTGCAGGGCCGCCGCCCCGAGGACAGCGACCTGGCCGAAATGGATCGTCTGTGGAACGAGGCAAAGGCTGCCGAGCGCGCCTGA
- the yajC gene encoding preprotein translocase subunit YajC — MFVTPAYAQAATAPSAGAGLASFLPLILIFVIMYFLMIRPQQKRMKEHRAMVEALKKGDEVVTQGGLIGKIAAVRDNEVEVEIAPGVKVRVVRSTITGLVNRTQPAAANN; from the coding sequence ATGTTCGTGACCCCCGCCTATGCCCAGGCCGCCACCGCCCCCTCTGCCGGGGCCGGCCTTGCCTCGTTCCTGCCGCTGATCCTGATTTTCGTCATCATGTATTTCCTGATGATCCGTCCGCAGCAAAAGCGGATGAAGGAACACCGCGCCATGGTCGAGGCCCTGAAGAAGGGCGACGAGGTCGTGACCCAAGGCGGGCTGATCGGCAAGATCGCTGCCGTGCGCGACAACGAGGTCGAGGTCGAGATTGCTCCCGGCGTCAAGGTGCGCGTGGTGCGTTCGACCATCACCGGGCTTGTCAACCGCACACAACCTGCCGCCGCCAACAACTGA
- the secD gene encoding protein translocase subunit SecD, which translates to MLDIPFWKRLLILGLVALGLFYAMPNLFYTKVEQHNDAIAKIERTGVETPEDLADRARWPDWLPSGLVNLGLDLRGGAHLLGEVHVQDVYKARMDALWPELRDALMAQRDVVGAVRRVNAPEGELAVEIANPEQMAKAVEIARGLATPVVSLTGAGQSDLDISGAGNRLSVRLSDAEKAATDDRTVQQSLEIIRRRIDEVGTREPTIVRQGKDRILIQVPGIGSAEELKQLIGTTAKLTFNPVVGRTSDANARAGAGNVVLPSMDEPGVYYIIEEAPVVTGEDLTDARPSFDQNGQPAVDFRFGPSGAKRFGAYTSSNIGQPFAIVLDNQVISAPVIRQAITTGSGQISGAMNVEESSRLAVLLRAGALPAEMTFLEERTVGPELGQDSIDAGRLSSIIATAAVVAYMIASYGLFGVFASIAVVTNVILILAVMSMMGATLTLPGIAGIVLTVGTAVDANVIIYERIREELRAGKRVVKAIDDGFNEAMSAIIDANVTTFIAAMVMFFLGSGPVKGFAVTLTIGLVTSVFTAIYLTRLLIVFWLEWRKPKQLIL; encoded by the coding sequence ATGCTGGACATACCTTTCTGGAAGCGTCTGCTGATCCTGGGCCTGGTGGCCCTGGGTCTGTTCTATGCGATGCCGAACCTGTTCTACACCAAGGTCGAGCAGCATAACGACGCGATCGCCAAGATCGAGCGCACCGGCGTCGAGACGCCCGAGGATCTGGCCGACCGCGCCCGCTGGCCGGACTGGCTGCCCTCGGGGCTGGTCAATCTGGGCCTTGATCTGCGCGGCGGCGCCCATCTGCTGGGCGAGGTTCATGTCCAGGACGTCTACAAGGCGCGGATGGATGCGCTGTGGCCGGAACTGCGCGACGCGCTGATGGCTCAGCGCGACGTGGTGGGCGCCGTGCGCCGCGTCAACGCACCCGAAGGAGAGCTTGCGGTCGAGATCGCCAACCCCGAGCAAATGGCCAAGGCGGTCGAGATTGCGCGTGGCCTGGCCACGCCGGTCGTCTCGCTGACCGGGGCCGGGCAAAGCGATCTTGATATCTCGGGCGCCGGCAACCGCCTGTCCGTGCGTCTGTCCGACGCCGAAAAGGCCGCGACCGATGATCGCACCGTGCAGCAATCGCTTGAAATCATCCGTCGTCGCATCGACGAGGTCGGCACGCGCGAGCCGACCATCGTCCGTCAGGGCAAGGACCGGATCCTGATCCAGGTGCCCGGGATCGGCTCGGCCGAGGAATTGAAGCAGCTGATCGGCACCACCGCCAAGCTGACGTTCAACCCGGTCGTTGGCCGCACGTCGGATGCCAATGCTCGCGCCGGGGCCGGCAATGTCGTGCTGCCGTCGATGGATGAACCCGGCGTCTATTACATCATCGAGGAAGCCCCCGTCGTCACCGGCGAGGATCTGACCGACGCCCGGCCCAGTTTTGACCAGAACGGTCAGCCCGCGGTCGATTTCCGCTTTGGCCCGTCCGGGGCGAAGCGGTTCGGGGCCTATACCTCGTCCAACATCGGCCAGCCTTTCGCCATTGTTCTGGACAATCAGGTGATTTCTGCGCCGGTGATCCGCCAGGCGATCACCACCGGCTCGGGCCAGATTTCGGGCGCGATGAATGTCGAGGAATCCAGCCGCCTTGCCGTGCTGTTGCGGGCAGGGGCGCTGCCGGCCGAAATGACCTTCCTGGAGGAGCGGACGGTCGGCCCCGAACTGGGGCAGGATTCGATCGACGCCGGGCGGCTCTCGTCGATCATCGCCACGGCGGCGGTGGTTGCCTACATGATCGCCAGCTACGGGCTTTTCGGTGTCTTTGCCTCGATCGCGGTGGTGACCAACGTGATCCTGATCCTGGCGGTGATGTCGATGATGGGCGCGACGCTGACCTTGCCGGGCATCGCCGGCATCGTGCTGACCGTCGGCACCGCGGTCGATGCCAACGTCATCATCTATGAACGCATCCGCGAGGAGTTGCGCGCCGGCAAGCGCGTGGTCAAGGCCATCGACGACGGCTTCAACGAAGCCATGAGCGCAATCATCGATGCCAACGTCACCACCTTCATCGCCGCCATGGTGATGTTCTTTCTGGGCTCGGGTCCGGTCAAGGGCTTTGCCGTGACGCTGACCATCGGCCTGGTGACATCGGTGTTTACCGCCATTTACCTGACGCGGCTGCTGATCGTGTTCTGGCTGGAATGGCGCAAGCCGAAGCAGCTGATTCTGTAA
- the secF gene encoding protein translocase subunit SecF encodes MAFRLKLVPDQTNFNFFRWQWLTFGISAVAMVASVVLVLVMGLNFGIDFRGGTTIRTESPTAFEVGDYRQALSDLNLGDVAITEVFDPSFGQEKHVAMIRIGTTEGAGSVTPEQLNQVEAALQTVDPAVRFAAVESVGPKVSGELIKTAIYAVGAATIAIMFYIWLRFEWQFALGAVVSIAHDVLLTLGLFALFQLKFDLTTIAALLTTLGYSVNDTVVVFDRLRENLIKYKSMPLIDVMNLTVNETLSRTVMTAVTTALALTAMLIFGGDVIREFVIAMLWGVFVGAYSTVYVAKNVVLWLGVKRDWSKPGDKKDKPVGEDVPAAFRDAP; translated from the coding sequence ATGGCCTTTCGTCTGAAGCTGGTGCCCGACCAGACCAATTTCAACTTCTTTCGCTGGCAGTGGCTTACCTTTGGCATCTCGGCTGTAGCCATGGTGGCATCGGTGGTGCTGGTCCTGGTGATGGGGCTGAACTTCGGCATCGATTTCCGGGGCGGCACCACCATCCGCACCGAAAGCCCGACCGCCTTCGAGGTGGGCGATTATCGCCAGGCGCTGAGCGATCTGAACCTGGGCGATGTCGCCATCACCGAGGTGTTCGACCCGTCCTTCGGCCAGGAAAAGCATGTGGCGATGATCCGCATCGGCACGACCGAGGGCGCCGGCTCGGTCACGCCCGAACAGCTGAACCAGGTCGAGGCCGCGCTGCAAACCGTCGATCCGGCAGTGCGCTTTGCGGCGGTGGAATCGGTCGGGCCCAAGGTCTCGGGCGAATTGATCAAGACCGCGATCTATGCGGTGGGGGCGGCGACCATCGCCATCATGTTCTACATCTGGCTGCGTTTCGAATGGCAGTTCGCCCTGGGCGCGGTGGTGTCGATCGCGCATGACGTGCTGCTGACGCTGGGCCTGTTCGCGCTGTTCCAGCTGAAATTCGATCTGACCACTATTGCAGCGCTGCTGACCACGCTGGGGTATTCGGTCAACGATACCGTGGTGGTCTTTGACCGGTTGCGGGAAAACCTGATCAAATACAAGTCGATGCCGCTGATCGACGTGATGAACCTGACCGTCAACGAAACCCTGTCGCGCACTGTGATGACGGCGGTCACCACCGCGCTGGCGCTGACCGCCATGCTGATTTTTGGCGGCGACGTCATCCGCGAGTTTGTCATCGCCATGTTGTGGGGGGTGTTCGTCGGCGCCTATTCAACGGTCTATGTCGCCAAGAACGTGGTGCTGTGGCTGGGCGTCAAGCGCGACTGGTCCAAGCCCGGCGACAAGAAGGACAAGCCCGTGGGTGAGGATGTGCCCGCCGCCTTCCGGGACGCGCCCTGA
- a CDS encoding Mth938-like domain-containing protein — translation MANMVPTEFLGAVPIDGYGPGFFRVGGVVHRGAVIVTASGVTPWGGLEDRAALLALAGQIDVLFLGMGADIALPSAELRAALDRAGLMAEPMNTPSAARSYNVTLSEGRRVACALLPV, via the coding sequence ATGGCCAACATGGTCCCGACCGAGTTTCTGGGGGCGGTGCCGATCGACGGCTATGGGCCCGGATTCTTCCGTGTCGGCGGCGTGGTGCATCGCGGTGCGGTCATCGTGACCGCGTCCGGGGTCACGCCCTGGGGCGGACTTGAGGATCGCGCCGCCTTGCTGGCACTGGCGGGACAGATCGATGTGCTGTTTCTGGGCATGGGCGCCGACATCGCCTTGCCCTCGGCGGAATTGCGGGCGGCGCTGGATCGGGCCGGGCTGATGGCCGAGCCGATGAACACCCCCTCGGCGGCGCGCAGCTATAACGTGACGCTTTCCGAAGGGCGGCGCGTGGCCTGCGCGCTGCTGCCGGTATGA